The Erigeron canadensis isolate Cc75 chromosome 4, C_canadensis_v1, whole genome shotgun sequence genome window below encodes:
- the LOC122595073 gene encoding sister chromatid cohesion protein PDS5 homolog B-like isoform X2 translates to MGENQLLKEVGSKLLDNPLPASKDALINLLTQAATSLCGMDQSPPKGLLDSMQPLLIAIVKPQLLKHQDDQVKLLVATCTCEILRITAPDPPYDDDVLKDIFHLFVSTFSGLKHTKDPSFGRIVNILETVAKYRSFVVMLDLECDELVNQMFKTFFTVASDEHPIIVTASMETIMAVLLEESEDIGMDLLLIPLSMLGHDKKDVTPHARTLAMNVIGQCAGKLEHGIKQIILSSVLGDKRALNPQIDYHGVIYDIYRCAPQVLFQIVPYLSKDLLTDEIDLRLERVRLVGNLFALKGTTVPETFHPLFLEFLKRLNDKAVEVRKSVLEHVKLCLLSDTFRSEAPKIVDALRDRLLDDDESIRKQVVAVISDVASQDLSSVSADTIKHVAERLEDKSILIRKYTMERLSDIYRTWCLKQIGVSNFNDDFDWIPGKLLKCYYYKDLGPNTVEQILCNSLFPVDISIRYKVKTWVKLFSKFDKVELNALEKILEQKERLQLEVQKYLLLRKTYKDGDASELQKKTTVCIRSMAHCFVDSIKAETDLQLLDQSKDANIWRILTKLLDPNSSCVQSRSLQDELLKIVGEKDPLYELLRTLCMKCSYTIYDKEFVKDLILEVDLQKSEGNKVLTRSCMNILVIVACFSPLLLSGMKEDLVHLLEDDDEAIKEGVLHVLSKAGETIREQLGESSSSIDLILEKICLEGSRRQAKYAVNALAAITKDEGLKSLSVLYKRLVDMLIKRTNLPSVLQSLGCIAQTAMPVFETQESKVVNFIRKDILRRSQRTGDVRKESWEERSEICSLKVFGIKVLVKSYLPVKDAHLRVGIDELIKDLQTILTCGEISTDVESSSVDKAHLKLASANAIIRLSKYWNKKISIKTFYLTLKTSEVGFPKVRELFLNKVHKYIKDGSLDPKYVCAFFLDFESHKSILEKENQYLRDIIQISGNSSAVWSEYLLPYLIHALAHHPSFPNIDECKDVKAYEPIYRKLYIFFSKLAHGDEDGKSGVLRREEYISIISILRNIKRSKDAVDTNKSKNLYAICDLCLSIIKRLARKQDLQQSIVPVSLPEVLYTPLKKKEENNEDNEEGYLKDEKKEESKEGKKNEENKDDKQEENKENEKKEESDQEVSEGLTWLTNENALAYFESLIFYANGNVASKTNEDDIAQDIETDGNDVPLGKILKRIKAKASKGRKVLNNGSTPAAVETENNVDILGMLREINSGDMDVPNKFESSNGHGNISSEAKLKRKGISNDLPSISVPKRRRSSSAKSHKRPSFLKGGSAFDIIKMDDPHSGPEDKVTEKGLIHNRNSKKTDEVDLEKGKRAVKTDSSQKSGRAKKRKQRRVSRLAKCAIDESESNIQELIGRHIKVWWPMDKEFYNGVVKAYDDNKKKHVVSYDDGEVEILCLDKERWEFIESKHKLTTRKRLSNSPPFKRESSKKNVKSAGSLKHRKESIDVSPSSKVRGKRTPRENLKQGSKGVSQRAAYLEMGKSKDHDISLPEAKPTNISKADDLDADKNVKILKTKEKKVKYAESSSTDTTSSQENEPDSWKKENEDVDMIPHDGSASDENDQSEIKEIQSPGLSTEISSKEANKIHKSDSEGDAQTPDRKGSTSHDFEESEFSDNEPLCVWKSRVGKVVQRK, encoded by the exons ATGGGGGAAAACCAGTTGCTGAAGGAAGTTGGATCCAAATTGCTTGACAACCCTTTACCTGCTTCTAAAGATGCTCTTATCAACCTTCTCACG CAAGCTGCAACATCTCTTTGCGGGATGGATCAGTCACCACCCAAAGGATTACTGGATTCCATGCAACCTCTTTTGATAGCTATTGTCAAGCCACAGCTGCTAAAGCACCAAGATGACCAAGTTAAGCTTCTTGTTGCCACATGCACTTGTGAGATTCTGCGAATAACTGCTCCAGATCCACCTTATGATGACGATGTTTTAAAG GACATCTTTCATTTGTTTGTAAGCACCTTCAGTGGGTTAAAACACACCAAGGACCCATCTTTTGGGAGGATAGTAAACATATTGGAAACTGTTGCtaagtatagatcatttgttgtGATGTTGGATCTTGAATGTGATGAGTTAGTCAACCAAATGTTCAAAACATTCTTCACTGTTGCCAG TGATGAGCATCCTATAATTGTTACTGCTTCAATGGAGACAATTATGGCGGTTCTTTTGGAAGAAAGCGAGGACATTGGGATGGATCTTTTGCTCATTCCTCTATCTATGTTAGGCCATGATAAGAAA GATGTAACTCCGCATGCAAGGACACTTGCTATGAATGTTATTGGGCAATGTGCTGGAAAACTTGAACACGGCATTAAGCAGATTATATTATCATCAGTGTTGGGGGATAAGAGAGCCTTGAATCCTCAAATTGACTACCATGGAGTTATCTATGACATCTATCGCTGTGCTCCTCAAGTGTTGTTTCAGATTGTGCCATACCTGTCAAAAGACCTACTG ACAGATGAAATAGACCTCCGCTTAGAGAGAGTCAGACTGGTGGGTAACCTTTTTGCTCTCAAGGGAACTACTGTCCCCGAGACTTTCCATCCACTCTTTTTGGAGTTTCTGAAGAGGTTGAATGACAAAGCTGTTGAAGTGCGGAAGTCAGTCCTTGAGCATGTCAAGCTGTGTCTGCTGTCTGATACTTTCAGATCAGAAGCTCCTAAAATAGTTG ATGCCCTGCGTGATCGGCTGTTGGATGATGATGAAAGTATACGCAAACAAGTGGTAGCAGTAATTTCAGATGTAGCATCACAGGATTTATCTTCTGTTTCAGCTGATACCATAAAGCATGTTGCTGAGCGTCTTGAGGATAAATCT ATTCTCATAAGAAAGTATACTATGGAAAGGCTATCTGATATATACCGTACTTGGTGCTTGAAGCAAATTGGTGTCTCAAATtttaatgatgattttgattGGATACCtggaaaacttttaaaatgttACTATTATAAAGATTTGGG ACCAAACACAGTTGAGCAAATTCTATGCAATTCCCTTTTTCCAGTTGATATTTCCATCAGATATAAGGTCAAAACCTGGGTCAAGCTATTCTCCAAGTTTGATAAAGTTGAATTGAATGCTTTAGAGAAAATACTGGAGCAGAAGGAAAG GTTACAACTTGAGGTGCAGAAGTATCTCTTACTTAGGAAGACATACAAG GACGGTGATGCTTCAGAACTGCAGAAGAAAACCACAGTTTGTATTCGATCCATGGCTCACTGTTTTGTCGATTCCATAAAAGCCGAGACCGATTTACAGCTTCTTGATCAATCAAAAGATGCTAACATCTGGAGAATATTGACAAAGTTACTAGATCCAAACTCTAGCTGTGTTCAAAGTAGGAGCCTTCAG GATGAATTGCTTAAGATAGTTGGCGAGAAGGATCCACTTTATGAACTTCTAAGAACTCTCTGTATGAAGTGCTCTTACACAATCTACGATAAGGAGTTTGTCAAAGATCTTATTCTGGAGGTTGACCTTCAAAAGAGTGAAGGGAACAAAGTATTAACCCGGTCTTGCATGAATATACTCGTG ATCGTTGCATGTTTTAGTCCTTTGCTGCTAAGTGGGATGAAAGAAGATTTGGTCCATCTTCttgaggatgatgatgaggCCATCAAAGAAGGTGTTTTGCATGTTCTATCAAAGGCTGGTGAAACGATTCGCGAACAATTGGGAGAGTCATCTAG CTCAATAGACCTAATACTGGAAAAAATATGCTTAGAAGGTAGTAGGAGGCAGGCCAAGTATGCAGTAAATGCCTTGGCAGCCATTACAAAGGATGAAGGGCTCAAGTCACTCTCTGTCTTATATAAG CGACTAGTGGATATGCTAATAAAGAGGACAAATTTGCCTTCTGTACTACAATCTTTGGGGTGTATAGCACAGACGGCCATGCCTGTTTTTGAAACTCAAGAGAGTAAAGTTGTTAACTTTATAAGAAAAGATATCTTAAGGCGCAGTCAG AGAACAGGAGACGTAAGGAAAGAATCTTGGGAAGAAAGAAGCGAAATTTGTTCATTAAAG GTATTTGGTATCAAAGTTTTGGTAAAGAGCTACCTACCTGTTAAAGATGCACATCTTCGTGTTGGTATTGATGAATTGATCAAAGATCTCCAAACTATACTTACTTGTGGAGAAATCTCTACAGACGTGGAATCAAG TTCTGTTGATAAGGCCCATTTAAAGCTAGCTTCAGCTAATGCCATTATTCGTCTGTCAAAGTATTGGAATAAGAAGATTTCGATTAAAACATTCTACCTTACCTTGAAAACATCAGAG GTTGGTTTTCCCAAAGTTAGGGAACTGTTTCTCAACAAAGTAcacaagtacataaaagatgGGAGTTTGGACCCCAAATATGTTTGTGCCTTCTTTTTAGATTTTGAATCCCATAAATCAATCTTGGAAAAG GAAAATCAGTATCTGAGGGACATCATTCAAATTAGTGGAAATTCTTCAgctgtttggtcagagtatcttCTTCCCTATTTGATCCATGCACTTGCCCATCATCCTTCATTTCCAAACATTGATGAATGCAAGGATGTAAAAGCATACGAACCAATATACAG gaaattatatatctttttctctAAGTTGGCACATGGAGATGAAGATGGAAAGTCGGGAGTTCTAAGAAGGGAAGAATATATTTCGATAATTTCTATTCTTCGAAATATCAAAAGGTCCAAAGATGCTGTTGACACAAATAAATCAAAG AACTTGTATGCAATCTGTGATCTTTGCTTGTCAATCATCAAGCGATTAGCTAGAAAACAAGATCTTCAGCAATCCATAGTACCTGTTTCCCTGCCTGAAGTCTTGTACACACCACtcaagaagaaagaagagaacAACGAAGACAATGAAGAAGGGTACTTAAAAGacgaaaagaaagaagagagtaAAGAAGGTAAGAAGAATGAAGAGAACAAAGATGATAAGCAAGAAGAgaacaaagaaaatgaaaagaaagaggaGTCTGACCAAGAG GTATCTGAAGGTCTGACATGGTTAACTAATGAGAATGCTCTTGCGTACTTCGAGTCGCTTATTTTTTACGCTAATGGCAAT GTTGCATCCAAAACCAATGAGGATGATATTGCCCAGGACATTGAAACTGATGGAAATGATGTGCCTTTGGGAAAGATTTTAAAACGTATAAAAGCTAAAGCATCCAAGGGAAGAAAGGTATTAAACAACGGTTCCACGCCCGCGGCCGTGGAAACTGAAAATAATGTTGATATCTTGGGAATGTTGAGAGAAATTAATTCGGGTGATATGGATGTGCCGAATAAATTTGAGTCGAGCAATGGTCATGGGAATATTAGCAGTGAAGCAAAGCTCAAAAGAAAAGGTATATCTAATGATCTACCCAGTATTTCTGTACCCAAGCGTCGGAGGTCATCCTCTGCCAAAAGTCATAAACGACCGTCATTCCTGAAGGGTGGGTCTGCTTTTGATATCATTAAAATGGATGATCCACACAGTGGCCCAGAAGATAAAGTTACTGAAAAAGGTCTTATACATAATAGAAATTCCAAAAAGACTGATGAAGTGGATTTAGAG AAGGGTAAAAGGGCTGTGAAGACTGATAGTAGTCAAAAGTCAGGTCGTGCCAAAAAGCGCAAACAAAGACGGGTTTCCAGATTAGCAAAG TGCGCAATAGATGAAAGTGAAAGCAACATCCAGGAGTTGATTGGCAGACACATAAAAGTTTGGTGGCCTATGGACAAGGA GTTTTATAACGGTGTGGTGAAGGCATATGATGATAATAAGAAAAAACACGTG GTATCGTACGATGATGGAGAAGTCGAAATCCTTTGTCTAGACAAGGAGCGGTGGGAATTTATTGAGAGCAAGCACAAACTTACAACG CGGAAGCGTTTGTCGAATAGTCCACCCTTTAAGAGAGA ATCATCTAAGAAGAATGTCAAGTCAGCGGGTAGCTTAAAGCATAGAAAGGAATCAATTGATGT ATCACCATCATCTAAGGTTAGAGGCAAAAGAACCCCAAGAGAAAACTTGAAGCAAGGTTCAAAGGGGGTGTCACAGAGAGCTGCTTATTTGGAAATGGGAAAAAGCAAGGATCATGATATTTCCCTGCCTGAGGCAAAGCCTACCAATATCTCTAAAGCCGATGATTTGGATGCAG ATAAGAATGTGAAAATTTTGAAGACCAAGgagaaaaaagtaaaatatgcAGAGAGTAGCTCAACTGATACCACATCCTCTCAGGAAAATGAACCTGATTCCtggaagaaagaaaatgaagatgTCGACATGATCCCTCACGATGGATCTGCATCTGATGAAAACGATCAATCTGAGATAAAGGAGATACAATCACCAGGGTTGTCAACAGAAATCTCTAGTAAGGAAGccaataaaatacataaatccGATTCAGAAGGGGATGCACAAACACCCGATAGAAAAGGATCAACTTCTCATGATTTTGAAGAGTCTGAATTCTCTGATAATGAACCCCTT TGTGTGTGGAAGTCTCGAGTTGGGAAAGTTGTTCAAAGAAAATAA